AAATTATCGATTAGATATTCTCATTCAATGACGTGCATGCGGCGAAGCGTGTTCATCGTGGGAAGATATCCCTTTACGAGCGGAAGCATGTCCTTCATGGGTGGAAACATGCTCCTCATGCTCCTCATGGCGCCCCAGAATCCCGTAAACGGTCACAAAAGCTCCCGCGAGGATCATGATACCGAATTTGAGAAAGCCCACACCTGGTGGTTCATGATATGCATGCATTGATGGATGATAATTTAAAGCGTAACAAATAAGTATCAAGAAAGTTAAAATGTAAGCTAGAACTAGACCTTCATGATGAGACCTCCCACGGGTTCGAATCTTTCGAACATAGGAAGTACTTAGTCCGAAAATAACTAATAGGAACCCCCATTGGAGGAAATAAACCAGAGGGGGACCATGATGCTCCTCGTGTTCTGCTTCATGTTCAGCTTCAGGTTTTGTGGTCTCCCTTTCAGCTTGAACCTCTTCCTGAGACTTTTCACGCGAAGCAGGTTTTTCGGTAGCGAGGACGGGAACTGAAAAACTAGTGATTAAAATCAAAACCAAACTTAGAATTAAAAGCCTTTTAATCATGTAATTTTCATTTCCCCCTAATGTGATTGCATTCGCTTCACAATTTTACTTTAAAAGAAGCCTTACAGCAACCCTGGATAAGGGCAAAGCCAGCCAGTGTATCATGGATCCAAAGCCGAGAAGCACGACACACATCGTTCCAACCATGATGGGTACGAGCATCGTCCAAGAGACGCTTTGAGTCTCGAGTTGAATCCTTCGCTCCTCCAAGTGGGTTTCTTCCCCCCTGGCATGAGCTTCTTTAAGAGCCTCAATTTCCTCCTTTGTTTTGCCGAAAAAGGCTGTATAAACTACGGGTAGCAAATAGGCTGCGCAGAGAAGAGAACTGATGAGTAACACCACAACGAAAATGGGTTTTCCCGCCTCAAATCCTCCCACACAAAGCATCCACTTACTTATAAATCCCGCCAATGGCGGACACCCCATCATACCCAGGGATGCTACGGCGAAGCAGGCCATGGTTATGGGAAGCACGTAACCGATACCCCGCATTTCACTTATATTCCTTTTTTTAACCCCTTTTATGATCACTCCAGAACACAGGAATAAAGTCGCCTTCATGAGGCCATGATTGGCGATGTGGACCATGCCCCCTATGGCACTGCTTGGTGTCAAGAGAATGGTTCCCAAAATGATATAAGACATCTGACCTATTGTGGAATAAGCGAGTCTACGTTTGAGATTATCTTGATCTAAAGCGATGATGGAGGCAATGATTATCGTGGCCGCAGCGACATAGGCGAGAATCGTCCCAAATCCCAATTGCTTCAAAAGTTGAGTGCCAAAGACATTGTAAATTACACGCATGATTCCATAGCAACCAGCGCAAACCAAGACACCGGAAAGTAATGCCGATGCGGGCGCGGGAGCGGCGGGGTGGGCGTCGGGGACCCATCCGTGGAGGGGCATAATAGCGGCTTTCACTCCGAAACCTACCACAAAAGAGGTAAATAAGATTATCAGCGTATTATAACCATGCTTTATGGAGAGTATTCCAGTTTTAGTGAGAGTCTGAGAGTTGGCTAAATAAAAGGTCAAAACAATTCCCAATAATATAAAGGTTCCGCCGACCAGCACATAAATTATATATTTTTTACCCGCTGCCAATGCTTCGGGGGTTTCTTCGTGGGCGATCACCGGATAAGAGCTGACTGAGAGCAATTCATAGAATATGAAGAGCGTGAGCAGATTACCCGCAAAGCCAATACCCATGGTCCAGGTCAGACAGAGTATCAAGAAGCCATAATACCTTGTGAGTGCATGTTCGCCTTTCATGTATCCCAAGGAAAAAACCGTGGCTAAAACCCAAAGCAAAGCCGCGGTGAGAGCGAATACTATGCTAAGTCCATCGACTCGGAAATGAAGCCAGATGCGAGGTGTCATGTGTAGGATGTAACATTTGTAAATAATTCCCTTTAGAGAACCAGGGAGCATCAAAAAAGAAAGAGAGAAAGCGAATAAAGTGGCGAAGACGGCAGTCCACTCCCTGAGCTTTTCCGATCTATTTCCGAAAGAAAGGATAATAACTGCGGAAAAGAAAGAGACCACTACAACGAGAACAGGGATAACCGAAATTACCCCGGCCATGATCTCACCCCCAAAATTTACCAACACCTTACCTAAGAAAAATCCCAACAGCCGTTTCCGCCAAGGAGACTGGCATACCTGGAACCATGGACAATGTCCCCAGGGCAATCACATAGATGGCACATATGATGCAAGGATAAAGCAAGAGCCAATGAGCTTCATCCATCCTTATATCTCCATCGGGAGGATTTCTGAAATAGGCTATATAGATTATGGGTAACCAATAGGCAGCATTTAGTAAAGCGCTTACGAGCATGACGACCACGAAGATTGGCCCCCCGGCTTCAAGTGATCCAAGGCACATATACCACTTACTTATGAATCCAGCCAAGAGTGGAATGCCTATGAAACCCAGAGAAGCAATGGAAAAGGTGGCCATGGTTATGGGCATTTTATGACCAATTCCCTCCATTTCACTTATATTCCTCTTGCCCGTTTTTCTCTCGATGGCACCGGCCACGAAGAACAAAGTTATCTTCTGAAAACCCTGATGGGCAATGTGAATTATGCTCGCAAGAGCTGCGGAGGGAGCGTGAAATGGAGCAAGGGATGCTCCAAGAATGATATACGACAATTGACTCACCGTTGAATACGCCAGCCTGCGTTTGAGATTATCCTGTAAGAGGGCGAGTATCGATCCACAAATGATGGTCACCACAGCCACCCAGGCGAGAACGAGACCCACACCCATTTGACTCACAAGAGCAACTCCAAAGACATTGTAGATAACGCGCAAGACTCCAAATACACCAGCTTTAACAACGGCGACTGCATGAAGCAAAGCGCTGACGGGGGTTGGAGCTACCATCGCCGTTGGCAACCAACTATGGAGGGGCATGATTGCGGCTTTCACCCCGAAACCCACGATGAAGGTAGCAAACAGGAGATACAAGATTTTTCCGTGCTTCTCTAGCGACAGTATTCCATTTTTGCTGAGTTCGGTGGTACCCGCAAGATAAAAGGTCATGACGATGGAAAGCAAGAGGAAGGCTCCCGCCGTAAGAGTATATACGAGATACTTTCTACCAGCTTTCATGGCTTCAGGGGTCTCCTCGTGAATTACCAGAGGATAAGTGGCTATGGTGAGCATTTCATAGAAAATGAACAGGGTGAAAAGATTCCCAGAGAAGGCTATTCCAACGGTGGTTGAGACACATAGAGCAAAAAAACCGAAGAATCTCACCTTGGCATGTTCTGGTTCCATATAGCCGATGGCGTAGACCGTGGTAACTATCCATAATGTGGAAGTTACCAAGGCGAAGAACAAACCCATGGGATCGACTCTGAAATAAACGGTTACCCCATGAGCGAAGGGTAAAAGTTTTGTATAAAAGATCACCCCTCTCAAAGCCGCTGGCAGCAGGGATAATACAATGATAAATTTTATTGTCGCGGCGCCCAAACTCCAGAATCTTCTTAAGAAAGTATTTGCACCCGTTAAAAAGATTAAAAGGGCACATAACATCGACACCGTTGGAGCTAAAAGTGGTCTCCAAGAAGCGATTTCCATTCTCGTAACCTCCTATCCTCGAAGTAAGGCGACGATCCAAGGTTTAACGTAACGCACTGGAAGATATGCTAAAGGCAATCCCATCATCAAACAGGCAAAAGCGAGTATCGTTACGGGTATGAGCATGGATAGAGGTGCCTCCTTTGCCTCTGCAATCTCTTTCCTCGTGGGCTCCCTGAAATAAGCGGCATTAACAATCTTGATATAGTAAGCAAATATGAATAGCGCTCCAAATAACAAAGCTGCGGCGAAGAGCGGTGCGTTTGCTTCCATAGCTCCCAAAGCGATGAACCATTTACAGATGAATCCATTGGTGGGAGGAATCCCTACAATGGAGATTATTCCTATGCTCATGGCCGCCATGGTGATGGGCATCCGTTTGGCTATGCCTCTCAAATCGGTGAGCTTTCTGAAGCCCGTTTGATGGATTATGGCTCCCGCGGTTAAGAATAGTGAAACCTTTATGATGGCATGATTGAATATGTGCACTACGCCTCCACGCAAGCCATCGAAGGAGGCGAGACCTATGCCCAAAACGATGTAGCCAATGTTTGATATGGTGGAATAAGCAAGCATCATTTTGATATCATCC
This is a stretch of genomic DNA from Actinomycetota bacterium. It encodes these proteins:
- a CDS encoding monovalent cation/H+ antiporter subunit D family protein — protein: MEIASWRPLLAPTVSMLCALLIFLTGANTFLRRFWSLGAATIKFIIVLSLLPAALRGVIFYTKLLPFAHGVTVYFRVDPMGLFFALVTSTLWIVTTVYAIGYMEPEHAKVRFFGFFALCVSTTVGIAFSGNLFTLFIFYEMLTIATYPLVIHEETPEAMKAGRKYLVYTLTAGAFLLLSIVMTFYLAGTTELSKNGILSLEKHGKILYLLFATFIVGFGVKAAIMPLHSWLPTAMVAPTPVSALLHAVAVVKAGVFGVLRVIYNVFGVALVSQMGVGLVLAWVAVVTIICGSILALLQDNLKRRLAYSTVSQLSYIILGASLAPFHAPSAALASIIHIAHQGFQKITLFFVAGAIERKTGKRNISEMEGIGHKMPITMATFSIASLGFIGIPLLAGFISKWYMCLGSLEAGGPIFVVVMLVSALLNAAYWLPIIYIAYFRNPPDGDIRMDEAHWLLLYPCIICAIYVIALGTLSMVPGMPVSLAETAVGIFLR
- a CDS encoding proton-conducting transporter membrane subunit; this encodes MAGVISVIPVLVVVVSFFSAVIILSFGNRSEKLREWTAVFATLFAFSLSFLMLPGSLKGIIYKCYILHMTPRIWLHFRVDGLSIVFALTAALLWVLATVFSLGYMKGEHALTRYYGFLILCLTWTMGIGFAGNLLTLFIFYELLSVSSYPVIAHEETPEALAAGKKYIIYVLVGGTFILLGIVLTFYLANSQTLTKTGILSIKHGYNTLIILFTSFVVGFGVKAAIMPLHGWVPDAHPAAPAPASALLSGVLVCAGCYGIMRVIYNVFGTQLLKQLGFGTILAYVAAATIIIASIIALDQDNLKRRLAYSTIGQMSYIILGTILLTPSSAIGGMVHIANHGLMKATLFLCSGVIIKGVKKRNISEMRGIGYVLPITMACFAVASLGMMGCPPLAGFISKWMLCVGGFEAGKPIFVVVLLISSLLCAAYLLPVVYTAFFGKTKEEIEALKEAHARGEETHLEERRIQLETQSVSWTMLVPIMVGTMCVVLLGFGSMIHWLALPLSRVAVRLLLK